From Xenopus laevis strain J_2021 chromosome 7L, Xenopus_laevis_v10.1, whole genome shotgun sequence, one genomic window encodes:
- the atoh7.L gene encoding protein atonal homolog 7-B: MKSDSPVHGESHTECQSPCPLSCMPARLEGSTKRRLAANARERRRMQGLNTAFDSLRKVVPQWGEDKKLSKYETLQMALSYIMALSRILTEAERYSRTDPGEWTKMHFDHIQEEQCLSYMGVRCPRDCDRYLPQTFSH; encoded by the coding sequence ATGAAGTCAGATTCACCAGTGCATGGGGAGTCCCATACTGAATGCCAGTCACCATGCCCACTAAGTTGCATGCCAGCCAGGCTGGAAGGCTCTACCAAGAGACGTCTGGCTGCCAATGCCAGGGAAAGAAGGAGAATGCAAGGACTGAATACCGCCTTCGATAGTCTGAGGAAAGTTGTACCGCAATGGGGTGAGGACAAAAAACTTTCCAAGTATGAGACTCTACAGATGGCACTGAGCTACATCATGGCACTAAGCAGGATCCTCACGGAAGCAGAAAGATACAGCAGAACTGATCCAGGGGAATGGACTAAAATGCACTTTGATCACATTCAGGAAGAACAGTGCCTCAGTTATATGGGAGTGAGATGCCCAAGAGACTGTGATCGCTACCTGCCCCAGACTTTTTCTCACTAG